The genomic segment TCAGGTCAATTACTACACCCCGGAGGGCCTCTCCATGCGCAAGGCCTTCCTGCGCTCGCCGGTCAAATTTTCCCGCATCAGCTCCGGCTTTACGCTGGCGCGCTACCACCCTGTGCTGCACCGTATGCGTGCCCACAAGGGCGTGGATTATGCCGCACCGACCGGCACCCCGATCCGCGCCGCGAGCAACGGCAAGGTCATTTTCCGTGGCGTGAAGGGCGGCTATGGCAACACCATCATCCTGCAGCATGCCGGGAGCTACACCACCTTGTATGCCCACATGTCCAGCTTTGCGCGGGGCCTCAAACAAGGCGCCAGGGTACAGCAGGGTGAGTTGATCGGCTATGTCGGCAAATCCGGCATGGCCACGGGGCCGCACCTGCACTATGAATTCCGCATTGCCGGTGTACACCGCAATCCGCTGACCGTGCCGCTGCCCAAGGCCGAGCCGATCATGGCCAAATACAAACCGGCGTTTAAGGCAGAGGCACATCGCCTGATCGCACAGATGGAGTTGTTCAAGACCGGTAACCAGATCGCCCTCAACGCCCGTTGATGTCTGCGGTGACCGCACCGCGCTACTTCATCGGGCTGATGTCCGGCACCAGCATGGACGCGGCCGACGCCGCGCTGGTTGATTTCAGCACCGCCACCCCCACACTCGTTGCCACCCAACACAACCCGTTGTCTGCCGAGTTGCGCGCCGGGCTGTCCGCGCTCTGCACGCCCGGCCCGGATGAAATCAACCGCATGGCGGCACTCGATACACGCCTGGGCGAAATTTTTTCCGACTGCGCGCTGGCATTGCTGAAAAAAGCAGGCGTTGCTGCCAGCGCAGTACACGCCATCGGCAGTCACGGCCAGACCGTGCGCCATCAGCCCGGCGGGCCGTATCCTTTCAGCGTGCAAATTGGCAACCCGGCGCTGATCGCCCTGCGCACCGGCATCACCACCGTCGCCGATTTCCGCCGCGCCGACATGGTCGTCGGCGGGCAAGGCGCACCGCTGGCACCCGCATTTCACAATGCTGTGCTGCGCTCACCGCACCACAATCGCGTTGTGGTCAATGTCGGCGGCATCGCCAATGTGACATTGTTGCCCGCCGACCTCACGCAGGGGGTGCGCGGGTTTGATACCGGCCCCGCCAACGGGCTGCTGGATGTCTGGGCCGAGCGGCATCTTGGCCAGCGCATGGATGAGGGCGGCCAGTTCGCCGCCAGCGGCCAGAGCAACGACGCTTTGCTCGCTACATTTTTAGCCGATGATTATTTTGCGCTCGCGCCGCCCAAGAGCACGGGGCGCGAATACTTCAACAGCGCGTGGCTCGACAGCTTGCTGCGACAGCACAGCAACGTCAGCCCCGCCGATGTACAGGCCACGCTGTGTGAGCTCAGCGCCGCCACCATCGCTGCGGCGATTCTGCATTACGCCCCCGACACGACGGAAGTACTGATTTGCGGCGGCGGCGTGCACAACGCACATCTGATGCAGCGCCTGCGTACCCACCTGAAACCTCGCACCGTTGAATCCACCGAAAACTACGGCGTCAGCCCGGGCTGGATGGAAACCCTGGCCTTTGCCTGGCTGGCAAAACAAACCCTGGAAGGCAAACCGGGCAACCTGCCGAGCGTGACCGGGGCAAAACGTGCGGTGGTACTGGGGGGAATTTATAAATCGTAGTGAGTCGGATCAAGCGCAGCGGATCCGACTCACATTTGTCGGCTCCGCCTTACGGCTTGAGCCGACCTGCCTCCTCAACGCTTGACGAGCGGAATGTACTCGCGCAGCGCTTCACCGGAGTAAACCTGGGTCGGCCGGAAGATGCGGTTGTCGGCGATCTGCTCGCGCCAGTGGGCGAGCCAGCCGGCGCTGCGGGCAATGGCGAACAGCGCGGTAAACTGGTCGGCGGGGATACCCATATCGGCGTAGATGATACCTGAATAAAAATCCACGTTGGGGTATACGCCCTTGGCTGCCAGCCGGTGCGTGGCAGCAGCTGCCAGCGTACGTGCGATGCCGTAATAACGGCTGCTGTTGCCGCCCCGGTGCTGCACCAGCTTTTCCACCAGATCATGCAGCACCATGGCGCGCGGGTCCGTCACCTTGTACTCGCGGTGCCCCATGCCCCAGATGATTTCCTTGGCCGCAAGTTTCTGATCGAGCCACGCTGTCACCCTGTCAGGTGAGCCTATCTCCTCGAACATTTCCAGTACGCGCTGGTTGGCGCCACCGTGCAGTGGACCTGCCAGCGCACCGATGGCGGAAGAGATCACGCCATAGGGGTTGGCCAGGGTGGAGCCGGTGACCATGGCGGCGAAGGTGGAGGCATTGATGGTGTGTTCGGCGTGCAGAATCAGGCAGGCGTCCAGCAGCCGCGCCATGAACGGATCAGGTTCTGTGCCCGTGAGCATGTACAAAAAGTTGGCGGCAAAACCGAGATCGGCGCGCGGCTCGACCAGGGGCAGGTTGCGGCGCAGGCGCTCCCAGTAGGCCACCAGCAGGGGCATGCGCGCGATGATCTTGATCGACATGGTACGCACGTAGTCGGGATCGGCGTAGGCGCGCGCGCTGGTAGGTTGCGACACCTCGTCGGGGTAGAACATATCGAGGCTCGCCACCATGCACTGAAGCATGTGCATGGGGTGGCCGCTGTGCGGCAGGTGGCACATGAGGCTGATGACATCCGGCTTCAGTCCGCGCTGGGCACGCAGCGCGGCATCAAACCCGCTCAACGCCTCTGCACCAGGCAGTTCGCCGTCCAGCAGCAGCAACGCGGTTTCTTCGTAGGTACTATGCCGGGCAAGTACGTCGATGGGATAGCCGCGATAGGCCAGCACGCCGCGCTCGCCATCGATGGAGGAGATGCTGGACTGGGTAGCGGGTACGCCCGCCAGGCCGCGTGGATGTGTGCTCATGCGTTGTGTTGCATCCCGGTGTGCCCGGTTATTAACGTAAAAGGGAGGCGCCGGGCCTCCCTTTTACTGCCGGGTTGTTATGTAAAATCAGGTCGAAAAGGACGAGCCACAGCCACAGGTAGTGGTGGCATTGGGGTTGCGGATGACAAACTGGGCACCTTCTATGCCCTCGCTGTAGTCGATCTCCGCGCCCACCAGATACTGGTAGCTCATCGGGTCTATCAGCAGGGTCACGCCGCCATTCTCCACCGCCGTGTCGTCACCACTGACCTTTTCGTCAAAGGTAAAGCCGTACTGGAAGCCGGAGCAACCGCCGCCGGACACAAATACCCGCAGCTTCAGCGCCGGATTGCCTTCCTCGGCAATCAGTTCACTCACTTTGGCCGCCGCGCTGTCGGTAAAAACCAGTGGGCTCGGCATGTCGTTGCTGGTGTCTGTTGCGGGTGTGCTCATGACGGTCTCCTGCGGATGCGCAGCCTTCCTGAAGGCGGCATTATCCACCTTCGCACGCTGTCGCGTCAATGTACGGCCCGCCGCAAGGCCTGCTCAGGGCGCCAGTGCGATGGCGGTAAGGCCTGTGGTCTCCGCCAGACCGAACATGATGTTCATGTTCTGTACCGCCTGCCCGGCGGCGCCCTTGACCAGATTGTCGATCACCGACAACACCACCACGGTATCGCCACTGCCCTGTGAATTATTCGGGGGCCGATGCACGGCAATGCGGCAGGTGTTGGCGCCGCGCACGCTCTTGGTCTCCGGGTGCGCACCCACCGGCAGCACGTCCACGAACGGCTCGTCCCGATAGCGCTGCTCGTACAGCGCCTGCAGATCGACCTCCTGCTGCTTGAGTACGGCATACAGCGTGGCGTGGATGCCGCGCACGATCGGCAACAGATGCGGCACAAAGGTCAGGCCCAGGGCCTGCCCGCTCGTCAACTCCAGACCTTGCAGTATCTCCGGCAGATGGCGGTGCCCTGGCACGGCATAGGCCTTAAAGTTCTCGCCCGCCTCACCCAGGGTGAGCGCCAACTCGGCCTTGCGTCCCGCGCCGCTGACGCCGGATTTCGCGTCTGCAATCAGGTGCTGCGTATCCACCCAGCCCTGCTCAAGCAGCGGCAGCAGACCGAGCTGCACTGCGGTCGGGTAGCAGCCGGGGTTGGCCACCAGCCGGGCGGTTTTGATTGCCGCGCGGTGCAACTCGGGCAGGCCATAGACGGCCTCAGCCAGCAGCTCGGGGCAGGCATGCGGCATGCCGTACCAGTGCTGCCACGTCTGTGCGTTTTTCAAACGGAAGTCGGCGGCAAGGTCGATCACCCGGGTCTTGCCCCGCAGCAGTTCCGGCACCAGCGTCATGGCAGTGCCGTTCGGGGTGGCGAAAAACACCACATCGCACGCGGCCAACGCCTTGGGGTCGGGCGCGGCGAATTTGAGCGCCACCTGGCCGCGCAAGCTGGGAAACATGTCCGCCACGGCCATGCCGGCCTCGCCGCGTGAGGTAATCACACACAACTCCGCCTGCGGGTGGCCTGCGAGCAGGCGCAACAACTCAACGCCGGTGTAACCGGTGCCGCCGACAATGCCGACCTTGATGCTGTTCTGGCTCATAAATTATGCACAGTGGTGGAGATCTGGTAGGCCGGGTTATCGATAAACACTATATCTTGCACGCATATCCCGATTACCCGCCAAGATCGGCCATTTTATTTGTTTTTCACGCTTCTTGCATGTAAATTCAGGCGTTCAGAGACGGAGTTTACGCATTCTGCACATGAACGTAGTCGCGATCATTCGCTGTGCTGCTATCTGTCTGGTGCTGGGCGCGGCACCGGTGCAGGCGGATATTTTCAAATTCGTGGACGAAAACAACGTCGTCCACTTCACCAACATACCCAATGATTCGCGCTACCGCCTGTACAAGCGCACGTCACCGCAACAGGTTGCGATATCCTATGATGGCCGCAACAGCGCATCCGGCGCCGACCGTATGGTCGCGTTGCGGGCCAATCGTCAGCGCTACACCCCGATGATCAACACCACGGCCGCGCAGTATCAGGTCGACCCGGCGCTGGTGCATGCCGTAATCATGGCGGAGTCCGGCTACAACCCGAATGCGGTCTCACCCAAGGGCGCCACCGGCCTGATGCAGCTCATGCCGGGTACCGCACAGCGCTATGGTGTGTACGACAGCTACGATGCCGCCGCCAACATCCGGGGCGGCACCCGCTACCTGCGTGATCTGCTGGAGATGTTCAACCAGAACATTCAGCTGGCCGTCGCCGCCTACAACGCCGGCGAAAATGCCGTGATCAACCACGGCAACCAAATCCCGCCCTACCGCGAGACCCGCAATTACGTCAGCCGGGTACTCGCCTTTTACAGCAAGTAAACCCTACTCCACCCGCACGGTGATCGTGCGGCGCAGCTTTTCGCCGTAGGATATATGCGCGCCATCGGCAAACTGCAGGCTTAAGGTGTGCTCCCCCGGCGTCAGTGCCAGCGTGGTTTCCGTCTGGCCCTTGCCGAAGTGGCGGTGCTGCTCGTCGTTCGGCACCACCTCGCCGGCGGCAATCGGCTCGGCATCAATCAGCAGATGATGATGGCCGGCGCCTTCCACGACCTCACCGGCAGGCATGACCTCCATGCCCCGCACGTCCATCACCACCCTGAATTCGCCGCTCACCACGGCGCCATCCAGCGGCTCGACAAAACTCACCTGCGGGCCGGGTGAGCAGGCGGCCACGGCTGCCCCCAGTATGCCCAGTATCCATAGCTTGTGCATCGTTACCTCCTGCTTTAAAAGCATCACGGGAACCTGCCCAGCATTCTAACACCTGCTGCAGGCGAGGCCGCCCACTGCGGCCTCAGGCCTCGCGCAATACCTGCAACGGCGTCCGCCGCAGCACCGACCAGGTGCCCATTACTCCCGCCAGGGCAACGCCCAGCGCGCCCAGCCCCGGGCCCAGCAGCCATAGCCACGGATTAAACTGGTAGGGCAGATGGAACAGCCGCTCGGCCAGCACATAGCCGGTCAGGCTGGCGGCAGACGCCGCCACGATGCCGGCCAGCAGCCCCAGCACCACAAATTCGGCACTCACAGCCGCCAGCAGTTGCCGACGGCCCGCCCCCAGGGCGCGCAGGATGGCGCCCTCCTGCAGGCGTTCGTGCTGGGTGGCCTGGATCGCGGCATACAGCACCATGAAGCCCGCCGCCAGGGTGAACATGAAAATATATTCCACCGCCAGCGTCACCCGTTCGATGATCTTGCGCACCTGGGTCATGATCGCCGCCACATCAATCACACTGACCGCGGGAAACGTCCGCACCAGCGCCTGCAGAAAATCCTGCCGCGCCTCAGGCAGATAAAAGCTGGTGATGTAGCTGGCCGGATACTGCTCCAGCGCCCCCGGCTCGGCGATGACGAAAAAATTGACGCGGAAGCTGTCCCAGTCGACCTTGCGCAGGCTGGTCACCACGCCGGTGAACTGCTGACCGGCAATGCTGTAGTGCAGTCGATCACCGAGCGTGAGGCTCAGCGTCTGCGCGATACCCTCTTCCACCGACAGCGCAGACTCATCACCCGTCTTGTCACCCCGCCAGCGTCCGGCAGTGACCTGATTGTCGGGCGGCAACGTCTGCATCCACGACAGATTGAACTCACGCTCTACAAGCCGTGCTGCCCTCTCATCCGGGTAATCTGCTGCCGTCACCGGGCGGGCGTTGATCGCCGTCAGCCGTCCGCGCACCATGGGATAAAGGGCAGGCGGCAGCATGTGCGTGCGCGCGAAAAAATCCTGCATCGCGTGCAGTTGCTCCGGCTGGATGTTGATGAGAAACCGGTTGGGTGCATCCGGTGGCAGACTGCCCTGCCAGCTTTGCAGCAGATCGGCACGTACCAGGGTGAGCAACAACAGCGCCATCAGGCCCAACCCCAGCGCCAGAATTTGCGCCACGCTGCCGCCGGCGCGACGCACGATATTGGCCAGACCAAAGCGCCATGCCACACCCACCCGCCCACGCACGA from the Gammaproteobacteria bacterium genome contains:
- a CDS encoding citrate synthase yields the protein MSTHPRGLAGVPATQSSISSIDGERGVLAYRGYPIDVLARHSTYEETALLLLDGELPGAEALSGFDAALRAQRGLKPDVISLMCHLPHSGHPMHMLQCMVASLDMFYPDEVSQPTSARAYADPDYVRTMSIKIIARMPLLVAYWERLRRNLPLVEPRADLGFAANFLYMLTGTEPDPFMARLLDACLILHAEHTINASTFAAMVTGSTLANPYGVISSAIGALAGPLHGGANQRVLEMFEEIGSPDRVTAWLDQKLAAKEIIWGMGHREYKVTDPRAMVLHDLVEKLVQHRGGNSSRYYGIARTLAAAATHRLAAKGVYPNVDFYSGIIYADMGIPADQFTALFAIARSAGWLAHWREQIADNRIFRPTQVYSGEALREYIPLVKR
- a CDS encoding lytic transglycosylase domain-containing protein, with the protein product MNVVAIIRCAAICLVLGAAPVQADIFKFVDENNVVHFTNIPNDSRYRLYKRTSPQQVAISYDGRNSASGADRMVALRANRQRYTPMINTTAAQYQVDPALVHAVIMAESGYNPNAVSPKGATGLMQLMPGTAQRYGVYDSYDAAANIRGGTRYLRDLLEMFNQNIQLAVAAYNAGENAVINHGNQIPPYRETRNYVSRVLAFYSK
- a CDS encoding anhydro-N-acetylmuramic acid kinase; this encodes MSAVTAPRYFIGLMSGTSMDAADAALVDFSTATPTLVATQHNPLSAELRAGLSALCTPGPDEINRMAALDTRLGEIFSDCALALLKKAGVAASAVHAIGSHGQTVRHQPGGPYPFSVQIGNPALIALRTGITTVADFRRADMVVGGQGAPLAPAFHNAVLRSPHHNRVVVNVGGIANVTLLPADLTQGVRGFDTGPANGLLDVWAERHLGQRMDEGGQFAASGQSNDALLATFLADDYFALAPPKSTGREYFNSAWLDSLLRQHSNVSPADVQATLCELSAATIAAAILHYAPDTTEVLICGGGVHNAHLMQRLRTHLKPRTVESTENYGVSPGWMETLAFAWLAKQTLEGKPGNLPSVTGAKRAVVLGGIYKS
- the erpA gene encoding iron-sulfur cluster insertion protein ErpA, producing the protein MSTPATDTSNDMPSPLVFTDSAAAKVSELIAEEGNPALKLRVFVSGGGCSGFQYGFTFDEKVSGDDTAVENGGVTLLIDPMSYQYLVGAEIDYSEGIEGAQFVIRNPNATTTCGCGSSFST
- the argC gene encoding N-acetyl-gamma-glutamyl-phosphate reductase yields the protein MSQNSIKVGIVGGTGYTGVELLRLLAGHPQAELCVITSRGEAGMAVADMFPSLRGQVALKFAAPDPKALAACDVVFFATPNGTAMTLVPELLRGKTRVIDLAADFRLKNAQTWQHWYGMPHACPELLAEAVYGLPELHRAAIKTARLVANPGCYPTAVQLGLLPLLEQGWVDTQHLIADAKSGVSGAGRKAELALTLGEAGENFKAYAVPGHRHLPEILQGLELTSGQALGLTFVPHLLPIVRGIHATLYAVLKQQEVDLQALYEQRYRDEPFVDVLPVGAHPETKSVRGANTCRIAVHRPPNNSQGSGDTVVVLSVIDNLVKGAAGQAVQNMNIMFGLAETTGLTAIALAP
- a CDS encoding DUF4399 domain-containing protein; protein product: MHKLWILGILGAAVAACSPGPQVSFVEPLDGAVVSGEFRVVMDVRGMEVMPAGEVVEGAGHHHLLIDAEPIAAGEVVPNDEQHRHFGKGQTETTLALTPGEHTLSLQFADGAHISYGEKLRRTITVRVE